Proteins from a single region of Streptomyces glaucescens:
- a CDS encoding bifunctional helix-turn-helix transcriptional regulator/GNAT family N-acetyltransferase, with protein MTVEDIRSFNRFYTRLIGALDYGRRLYAPYTLTESRVLYELAHSPRTDVADLRTWLHLDAGYLTRILNKFETDGLIERGPSERDPRRRRIRLTTRGRETADLLDERARQAVGALLAGVAPDDRPRLAEALRTVRTLLSGDRAPRPEDVVLREPAPGDLGWIVQRNAALYAAEYDWNAEYEGLVARIVADFAEDHDPHLERVWIAELDGAPVGCVMCVRDAAPGTARLRLLLVEPGARGLGIGDRLVTAVVGFARGAGYHELVLWTNDVLTTARRIYQRHGFVLVAEKPHRSFGQDLVGQDWRLDLRVRAE; from the coding sequence ATGACCGTCGAAGACATCCGCTCCTTCAACCGCTTCTACACCCGTCTGATCGGCGCGCTGGACTACGGCCGTCGGCTGTACGCCCCGTACACCCTCACCGAGTCCCGCGTGCTCTACGAGCTGGCGCACTCCCCCCGCACCGACGTCGCCGACCTGCGCACCTGGCTGCACCTGGACGCGGGCTATCTGACCCGCATCCTGAACAAGTTCGAGACGGACGGGCTGATCGAGCGCGGCCCGTCGGAGCGGGATCCGCGGCGGCGGCGGATCCGGCTGACCACGCGGGGCCGGGAGACCGCCGATCTGCTGGACGAGCGGGCCCGGCAGGCGGTCGGCGCACTGCTGGCGGGGGTGGCGCCGGACGACCGGCCGCGGCTGGCGGAGGCGCTGCGGACCGTGCGGACGCTGCTGTCGGGCGACCGGGCGCCCCGTCCCGAGGACGTCGTGCTGCGCGAGCCCGCCCCCGGCGACCTGGGCTGGATCGTCCAGCGCAACGCCGCGCTGTACGCCGCCGAGTACGACTGGAACGCCGAGTACGAGGGCTTGGTCGCGCGGATCGTCGCGGACTTCGCGGAGGATCACGACCCCCACCTGGAGCGGGTGTGGATCGCCGAGCTGGACGGGGCACCGGTGGGGTGTGTGATGTGCGTACGGGACGCGGCGCCCGGCACGGCGCGGCTGCGGCTGCTGCTGGTCGAACCCGGCGCGCGCGGCCTCGGCATCGGCGACCGGCTGGTCACGGCGGTCGTCGGCTTCGCCCGCGGGGCCGGCTACCACGAGCTGGTGCTGTGGACGAACGACGTGCTCACCACCGCCCGCCGGATCTACCAGCGGCACGGTTTCGTGCTGGTCGCCGAGAAACCGCACCGCTCCTTCGGCCAGGATCTCGTCGGGCAGGACTGGCGGCTGGATCTGCGCGTACGGGCGGAGTGA
- the aroA gene encoding 3-phosphoshikimate 1-carboxyvinyltransferase, with product MPVVDIPGSKSITARALFLAAAADGVTTLVRPLRSDDTEGFAEGLVRLGYRVGRTPDTWQVDGRPEGPAVTEADVYCRDGATTARFLPALAAAGHGTYRFDASEQMRRRPLLPLTRALRDLGVKLRHEEKEGHHPLTVEAAGVEGGEVTLDAGLSSQYLTALLLLGPLTRQGLRITVTDLVSVPYVEITLAMMRAFGVRVSREGDTFVVPPGGYRATTYAIEPDASTASYFFAAAALTGGEVTVPGLGEGALQGDLAFVDVLRRMGAHVETGADRTTVRGTGELRGLTVNMRDISDTMPTLAAIAPYASGPVRIEDVANTRVKECDRLEACAENLRRLGVAVETGPDWIEIQPGTPASGVEIKSYGDHRIVMSFAVAGLRAPGISFDDPGCVRKTFPGFHEEFAALRAALG from the coding sequence ATGCCCGTAGTCGACATCCCCGGTTCCAAGTCCATCACCGCCCGCGCCCTGTTCCTCGCGGCGGCAGCCGACGGCGTCACGACTCTCGTCCGGCCCCTGCGGTCCGACGACACCGAGGGCTTCGCCGAGGGCCTGGTACGGCTCGGCTACCGGGTGGGCCGCACCCCCGACACCTGGCAGGTCGACGGGCGCCCCGAGGGCCCGGCCGTGACGGAGGCCGACGTCTACTGCCGCGACGGCGCGACCACGGCCCGCTTCCTCCCCGCCCTCGCAGCCGCCGGCCACGGCACCTACCGCTTCGACGCCTCCGAGCAGATGCGCCGCCGCCCCCTGCTGCCGCTCACCCGGGCCCTGCGCGACCTCGGCGTGAAGCTGCGGCACGAGGAGAAGGAGGGCCACCACCCGCTGACCGTCGAGGCGGCGGGCGTGGAGGGCGGCGAGGTCACCCTGGACGCGGGCCTGTCCTCGCAGTACCTGACGGCGCTGCTGCTGCTCGGCCCGCTCACCCGGCAGGGCCTGCGGATCACCGTCACGGACCTGGTCTCCGTGCCGTACGTGGAGATCACGCTCGCGATGATGCGCGCCTTCGGCGTGCGGGTGAGCCGCGAGGGCGACACCTTCGTCGTCCCGCCGGGCGGCTACCGGGCCACCACCTACGCGATCGAGCCCGACGCCTCCACCGCCAGCTACTTCTTCGCCGCCGCCGCGCTCACCGGCGGCGAGGTCACCGTGCCCGGCCTCGGTGAGGGGGCCCTCCAGGGCGACCTGGCCTTCGTGGACGTACTGCGCCGCATGGGCGCCCACGTGGAGACCGGCGCGGACCGCACGACCGTGCGCGGCACCGGTGAACTGCGCGGCCTCACCGTCAACATGCGGGACATCTCCGACACCATGCCGACCCTCGCCGCGATCGCCCCGTACGCCTCCGGCCCGGTGCGCATCGAGGACGTCGCCAACACGCGGGTGAAGGAGTGCGACCGGCTGGAGGCCTGCGCGGAGAACCTGCGGCGGCTCGGTGTGGCGGTCGAGACGGGCCCGGACTGGATCGAGATCCAGCCCGGCACCCCGGCGTCCGGCGTCGAGATCAAGTCCTACGGCGACCACCGCATCGTGATGTCCTTCGCGGTGGCGGGCCTGCGCGCACCCGGGATCTCCTTCGACGACCCCGGATGCGTCCGCAAGACCTTCCCCGGCTTCCACGAGGAGTTCGCCGCACTGCGCGCGGCCCTCGGCTGA
- a CDS encoding sugar phosphate isomerase/epimerase family protein translates to MKLAFSTLGVPGLPLPDVLRLAAEHGYHGVELRAHPEEPVHPGLGPDERAQVAAEFKAAGVEPLALAGYTRMAAPGDDEPVLADIRALLDLARDLGAPFVRVLPGADAATVPAEESDAVAARRLGVAAELAADAGVRILLETHDSHRTGADAIRVLGPVGHRHVGALWDVLHTWLGGEQPSETYAALAPHLGYVQVKDVASADDTAPLPLGAGVLPVAEVVEVLSRHGWDGWLCWEYEKRWYESAAPLPELLGAGRDHLARLLNDSA, encoded by the coding sequence ATGAAGTTGGCGTTCTCCACTCTCGGCGTCCCCGGTCTCCCCCTCCCCGATGTGCTGCGCCTCGCGGCGGAACACGGCTACCACGGGGTCGAACTGCGCGCGCACCCGGAGGAACCGGTGCACCCAGGTCTCGGCCCGGACGAACGCGCACAGGTGGCCGCCGAGTTCAAGGCGGCCGGTGTCGAACCCCTCGCGCTCGCCGGGTACACGCGGATGGCCGCGCCCGGCGACGACGAGCCGGTGCTGGCGGACATCCGCGCCCTGTTGGACCTGGCCCGCGATCTCGGCGCCCCGTTCGTGCGGGTGCTGCCCGGCGCGGACGCGGCGACCGTGCCCGCGGAGGAGTCCGACGCGGTCGCCGCCCGCCGGCTGGGCGTCGCCGCCGAACTCGCCGCCGACGCGGGCGTACGGATCCTGCTGGAGACGCACGACTCGCACCGCACCGGCGCCGACGCGATCCGGGTCCTGGGCCCGGTCGGGCACCGGCACGTGGGCGCGCTGTGGGACGTGCTGCACACCTGGCTGGGCGGCGAGCAGCCCTCGGAGACCTACGCGGCCCTCGCCCCGCACCTGGGCTACGTCCAGGTGAAGGACGTCGCCTCCGCCGACGACACCGCCCCGCTGCCGCTCGGCGCCGGCGTGCTGCCCGTCGCCGAGGTGGTGGAGGTGCTGTCCCGGCACGGCTGGGACGGCTGGCTGTGCTGGGAGTACGAGAAGCGGTGGTACGAGTCGGCGGCCCCGCTGCCGGAGCTGCTGGGCGCGGGCCGGGACCATCTGGCGCGGCTGCTCAACGATTCGGCGTGA
- a CDS encoding dihydrofolate reductase family protein: protein MRIVISEFISLDGVVQAPGGPEEDTDGGFAHGGWTHPYFDPEVVGGAFDAALEGADALLFGRRTWQTMASAWPERAGDPFADRMNSIRKYVVSDSLGESDLTWENSVRIGRSEAVAELRKLREGDGGGLLVMGSPTLARTLITEGLVDELRLIVMPVVLGGGKSIFPDGGGKFPFELVSTTRSDAGTLVNVYRRAAE from the coding sequence ATGCGCATCGTCATCAGCGAGTTCATCAGCCTCGACGGAGTCGTCCAGGCGCCGGGCGGCCCCGAGGAGGACACCGACGGCGGGTTCGCGCACGGTGGCTGGACGCACCCCTACTTCGACCCGGAGGTCGTCGGCGGAGCGTTCGACGCGGCCCTGGAGGGCGCCGACGCGCTGCTGTTCGGACGGCGGACGTGGCAGACGATGGCGTCGGCGTGGCCGGAGCGGGCCGGGGACCCGTTCGCGGACCGGATGAACTCCATCCGGAAGTACGTGGTCTCGGACTCGCTCGGTGAATCCGACCTGACCTGGGAGAACTCCGTCCGGATCGGGAGGTCGGAGGCCGTCGCCGAGCTGCGGAAGCTGCGGGAGGGCGACGGCGGCGGTCTGCTGGTGATGGGCAGCCCGACGCTGGCCCGCACGCTGATCACCGAAGGGCTCGTCGACGAGCTGCGGCTGATCGTGATGCCGGTCGTGCTCGGCGGCGGGAAGTCGATCTTCCCCGACGGGGGCGGGAAGTTCCCCTTCGAACTGGTCTCCACGACGAGGTCGGACGCCGGCACGCTGGTGAACGTCTACCGGCGGGCCGCCGAGTAG
- a CDS encoding glycoside hydrolase family 3 protein gives MPDTSTGNTAKPSRRTVLAATAGVTAALAVPGPAHAHGDRRLRRLISRMTLEEKVGQLFVSRAYGHSATAPDQADIDANLREFGVRTPAELVARYRLGGVIYFAWAHNTRDPHQIAALSNGLQRASLGLPHRLPLLISTDQEHGIVARIGRPATLFPGAMAIGAGGSRTDARALGRIAGSELRAMGVRQDYTPVADVNVNPANPVIGVRSFGADPDAVARLVAAETAGYQRSGVAATAKHFPGHGDTETDSHYGFPVIRHTRAQWEALDAPPFRAAIEAGIDSIMTAHILVPALDDSGDPATLSRPILTGILREQLGFDGVVVTDALDMAGVRQKYGDDRVPVLALKAGVDQLLNAPRLDLAWNAVLKAVQDGELTEERLEESILRVLRLKAKLGLLDDPWTDEDAVDRVVGTAAHLATADRIAGRTTTLLVNEGGLLPLAPDDTPRLLVVGADPASPSGTTGPPTTVLARALTELGFTATALSTGTAPSAAVIERAVAAAGEADAVVVATYNVTATSSQRTLVERLLATGRPVVAVAVRNPYDAARLPGVRAYLAAYSWTDVEVRAAARVIAGQVEPRGKLPVPVQRADDPTRVLYPLGHGLTY, from the coding sequence GTGCCCGACACCAGCACAGGAAACACCGCGAAACCCTCCAGACGCACGGTCCTCGCCGCCACGGCCGGCGTCACCGCGGCCCTCGCCGTCCCCGGCCCCGCGCACGCGCACGGCGACCGACGGCTGCGCCGCCTGATCTCCCGGATGACGCTGGAGGAGAAGGTCGGCCAGCTCTTCGTCTCACGGGCCTACGGGCACTCCGCGACCGCGCCCGACCAGGCCGACATCGACGCCAACCTCCGCGAGTTCGGCGTCCGCACCCCGGCCGAGCTGGTCGCCAGGTACCGCCTGGGCGGGGTCATCTACTTCGCCTGGGCGCACAACACCCGCGACCCGCACCAGATCGCCGCCCTCTCCAACGGTCTCCAGCGGGCGTCCCTCGGCCTCCCGCACCGGCTGCCACTGCTGATCTCCACCGACCAGGAGCACGGCATCGTCGCCCGGATCGGCAGGCCCGCCACGCTCTTCCCCGGCGCGATGGCCATCGGCGCGGGCGGCTCCCGCACCGACGCGCGCGCCCTCGGCCGGATCGCGGGCAGCGAACTGCGCGCGATGGGCGTACGGCAGGACTACACCCCCGTCGCGGACGTGAACGTCAACCCGGCCAACCCGGTCATCGGCGTGCGCTCCTTCGGCGCCGACCCGGACGCGGTGGCCCGGCTGGTCGCGGCCGAGACGGCGGGCTACCAGCGCTCCGGGGTCGCGGCGACCGCCAAGCACTTCCCCGGGCACGGCGACACCGAGACGGACAGCCACTACGGCTTCCCGGTCATCAGGCACACCCGCGCGCAGTGGGAGGCGCTGGACGCGCCGCCGTTCCGCGCGGCGATCGAGGCGGGCATCGACTCGATCATGACCGCGCACATCCTGGTCCCGGCCCTCGACGACTCCGGCGACCCGGCCACCCTCTCGCGGCCCATCCTCACCGGCATCCTGCGCGAACAGCTCGGCTTCGACGGGGTGGTGGTCACCGACGCGCTCGACATGGCGGGGGTGCGGCAGAAGTACGGCGACGACCGGGTTCCCGTGCTGGCGCTGAAGGCGGGCGTGGACCAGCTGCTGAACGCGCCCAGGCTGGACCTGGCGTGGAACGCGGTGCTGAAGGCCGTCCAGGACGGGGAGCTGACGGAGGAGCGGCTGGAGGAATCGATCCTGCGGGTGCTGCGGCTGAAGGCGAAGCTGGGACTCCTCGACGACCCGTGGACCGACGAGGACGCCGTGGACCGCGTGGTCGGCACCGCCGCGCACCTCGCGACGGCCGACCGGATCGCCGGGCGGACGACCACCCTGCTGGTCAACGAGGGCGGGCTGCTGCCGCTCGCGCCGGACGACACCCCGCGCCTGCTGGTCGTGGGCGCCGACCCGGCCTCCCCGTCCGGCACCACCGGTCCGCCGACCACTGTGCTGGCCCGGGCCCTGACGGAGCTGGGCTTCACCGCGACCGCGCTGTCCACGGGCACGGCGCCGTCCGCGGCGGTGATCGAGCGGGCCGTCGCGGCGGCCGGCGAGGCGGACGCGGTGGTCGTGGCGACGTACAACGTCACCGCGACCAGCAGTCAGAGGACCCTGGTCGAACGGTTGCTGGCAACGGGCCGCCCGGTGGTCGCGGTGGCCGTGCGCAACCCGTACGACGCGGCCCGGCTGCCGGGCGTGCGCGCGTACCTCGCGGCGTACTCCTGGACGGACGTCGAGGTGCGGGCCGCCGCCCGGGTGATCGCCGGGCAGGTGGAGCCGCGCGGGAAGCTCCCGGTGCCGGTGCAGCGGGCCGACGATCCGACCCGGGTGCTGTACCCGCTCGGGCACGGCCTGACGTACTAG
- a CDS encoding S28 family serine protease, producing MRKALRWLLALTVFIGTLSTAGTATAVQPEATDIKDRLLAVPGMSLIEEKPYPGYRFFVLNYTQPVDHRHPARGTFQQRITVLHKDVSRPTVFYTSGYSVSTAPSRREPTQIVDGNQISMEYRYFTPSRPSPADWSKLDIWQAASDQHRIFKALKPVYGEKWLSTGGSKGGMTATYYERFYPRDMDGVVAYVAPNDVVNKEDSAYDRFFATVGTKECRDRLNGVQREALVRRDVMEQRYAAYAAENGYTFHTVGSLDKAYEATVLDYVWGFWQYSLLSDCGTIPAVAKNATDDEIWNTLDAIAGFSFYTDQGLEPYTPYYYQAGTQLGAPTIHFPHIEKKYVRYGYLPPRHYVPRDIEMRFQPGAMRDVDTWVRHNARHMLFVYGENDPWGAEPFRLGKGARDSYVLTAPGANHGARVAGLVDDEKALATAKILEWAGVAPASVKADPAKAKPLAAFDARLDKRGTERTLRP from the coding sequence ATGCGCAAGGCGCTCAGATGGCTGCTCGCGCTCACGGTGTTCATAGGCACCTTGAGCACGGCGGGGACGGCCACCGCCGTCCAGCCGGAGGCCACCGACATCAAGGACCGGCTCCTGGCCGTACCGGGCATGAGCCTGATCGAGGAGAAGCCGTACCCCGGCTACCGCTTCTTCGTCCTGAACTACACCCAGCCGGTCGACCACCGCCATCCGGCCAGGGGCACGTTCCAGCAGCGGATCACCGTCCTGCACAAGGACGTCTCCCGCCCGACGGTCTTCTACACCAGCGGCTACAGCGTCTCCACCGCCCCCAGCCGCCGCGAGCCGACCCAGATCGTGGACGGCAACCAGATCTCCATGGAGTACCGCTACTTCACCCCCTCCCGGCCCAGCCCGGCCGACTGGAGCAAGCTGGACATCTGGCAGGCGGCCAGCGACCAGCACCGCATCTTCAAGGCGCTCAAGCCGGTCTACGGCGAGAAGTGGCTCTCCACCGGCGGCTCCAAGGGCGGCATGACCGCCACCTACTACGAGCGCTTCTACCCCCGCGACATGGACGGCGTCGTCGCCTACGTCGCCCCCAACGACGTCGTGAACAAGGAGGACTCGGCCTACGACCGGTTCTTCGCCACCGTCGGCACGAAGGAGTGCCGCGACCGGCTGAACGGCGTCCAGCGCGAGGCGCTGGTGCGGCGGGACGTCATGGAGCAGCGGTACGCGGCGTACGCCGCCGAGAACGGCTACACCTTCCACACCGTCGGCAGCCTCGACAAGGCGTACGAGGCGACCGTCCTCGACTACGTCTGGGGCTTCTGGCAGTACAGCCTGCTGTCGGACTGCGGCACCATCCCCGCGGTCGCGAAGAACGCCACCGACGACGAGATCTGGAACACCCTCGACGCCATCGCCGGGTTCTCCTTCTACACCGACCAGGGCCTGGAGCCGTACACGCCGTACTACTACCAGGCGGGCACCCAGCTCGGCGCGCCGACCATCCACTTCCCGCACATCGAGAAGAAGTACGTCCGCTACGGCTACCTGCCGCCGCGTCACTACGTGCCGCGTGACATCGAGATGCGGTTCCAGCCGGGCGCCATGCGGGACGTGGACACGTGGGTCCGCCACAACGCCCGCCACATGCTGTTCGTCTACGGCGAGAACGACCCGTGGGGCGCCGAGCCCTTCCGCCTCGGCAAGGGCGCCCGCGACTCGTACGTCCTGACCGCCCCCGGCGCCAACCACGGCGCCCGCGTCGCCGGCCTGGTCGACGACGAGAAGGCCCTCGCCACGGCGAAGATCCTCGAATGGGCGGGCGTGGCCCCGGCGTCGGTCAAGGCCGACCCCGCCAAGGCCAAGCCCCTCGCCGCGTTCGACGCCAGGCTCGACAAGCGGGGCACCGAGCGGACGCTGCGTCCGTAA